The following are from one region of the Paraglaciecola sp. L1A13 genome:
- a CDS encoding polysaccharide biosynthesis/export family protein yields the protein MKRIPLFFRVISGMFFVFSFGISAQQSASEDQLRQARAAAGESQQVDVSQYIQSGGNNTGRGSDVNVPGSNNARPMSEEEMGLPPPFGANLFDGGFESERSDGLNSSYLVAPGDKLSIQMWGAVNSANVVTVDNQGNVFIPDVGPIKVKDVPANRVNSTVTQKIKSIYTNNVSVYVNLLTATPISVFVAGPVERPGQYAGLASDSLLFFLKRAGGIDSFRGSYRNIKVLRHDKVVLEYDLYDFLKEGKLEAFSFKDEDVIFVAEQGPMVTVEGSARYPFRFELEAEQAAGQDLMYYARPLSKSSHVAITGNRQNGFVSVYLPLAEFSSFTMEDGDTVLFNDDIRPQVISVQISGSYKGQSFYTVEKNTRLLDLLSHIEVDPKQANYGAIYIKRESVVEQQKALLEESLQRLERNIFTAPASSSGEASIRAQEAQLVTQFVARARAVEPLGKVIVSENGKVANIRLEQGDEIIIPAQTDLIQVAGEVLMPQAIVYNPNATLTDYVAWSGGFSDRADDERIAIVHANGLTSFMAGDSDLWFTGEQSNQLAPGDQILVLPKVDTKLLQSIKDITQIIYQIAIAANVARD from the coding sequence ATGAAACGTATTCCATTATTTTTCCGCGTTATCAGCGGTATGTTTTTTGTATTTTCGTTTGGTATTTCGGCACAACAAAGTGCTTCTGAAGATCAATTGCGCCAAGCACGCGCTGCAGCCGGTGAAAGCCAGCAAGTAGACGTATCGCAATATATTCAATCTGGCGGTAACAACACTGGGCGTGGCTCTGATGTAAATGTACCAGGTAGCAATAATGCCAGACCAATGTCTGAAGAAGAAATGGGCTTACCCCCTCCTTTTGGCGCAAACTTATTCGATGGTGGCTTTGAGTCTGAGCGCAGTGATGGGCTAAACAGTTCATATTTAGTGGCTCCCGGCGATAAATTATCCATTCAAATGTGGGGCGCTGTGAATAGTGCCAACGTGGTTACGGTCGATAACCAAGGCAATGTGTTTATTCCAGATGTAGGGCCAATTAAAGTTAAAGATGTGCCTGCTAACAGAGTTAACAGTACTGTTACCCAAAAGATAAAATCAATTTATACCAATAACGTCAGTGTTTACGTTAATTTGCTTACTGCTACGCCTATCAGTGTCTTTGTAGCAGGGCCAGTAGAAAGACCCGGCCAATACGCTGGTTTAGCGTCTGATTCATTATTATTCTTTTTGAAGCGAGCCGGTGGAATCGATTCGTTTCGTGGAAGCTACCGGAATATTAAAGTCTTACGTCACGACAAGGTTGTTTTGGAATACGATCTATACGACTTTCTTAAAGAAGGTAAGTTAGAGGCATTTTCGTTTAAAGACGAAGATGTGATTTTTGTTGCAGAGCAAGGTCCTATGGTGACGGTTGAAGGCTCGGCTCGATACCCCTTTAGATTTGAATTAGAAGCAGAGCAAGCCGCCGGACAAGATCTCATGTATTACGCACGGCCATTGAGTAAATCTAGCCATGTGGCGATTACGGGTAATCGTCAAAATGGCTTCGTATCGGTTTATCTACCTTTGGCTGAGTTTTCAAGTTTTACCATGGAAGATGGCGACACCGTATTATTTAACGACGATATCCGACCGCAAGTGATAAGCGTTCAAATATCAGGTAGCTACAAAGGCCAGTCATTTTACACCGTCGAAAAAAACACTCGTTTACTCGATTTGCTTAGTCATATTGAAGTCGACCCAAAACAAGCTAACTATGGTGCGATTTACATAAAGCGTGAGAGTGTAGTCGAGCAACAAAAAGCCTTGCTCGAAGAGTCTTTGCAGCGACTTGAAAGAAACATATTTACTGCGCCAGCATCAAGCAGCGGTGAAGCATCTATTCGTGCTCAAGAAGCTCAGCTAGTGACACAATTTGTTGCCAGAGCCCGCGCCGTGGAACCCTTGGGTAAAGTCATCGTGTCTGAAAACGGTAAGGTGGCAAATATTCGTTTAGAACAAGGTGACGAAATCATCATCCCAGCGCAGACTGACTTAATTCAGGTCGCAGGGGAAGTGCTCATGCCTCAAGCCATCGTTTACAACCCTAATGCAACCCTTACGGACTATGTAGCATGGTCAGGTGGCTTTAGCGATCGAGCTGACGATGAACGCATCGCAATCGTACATGCTAACGGTTTAACTAGCTTTATGGCTGGCGATAGTGACTTGTGGTTTACTGGTGAGCAAAGTAATCAACTTGCGCCTGGCGATCAGATCTTAGTTCTTCCTAAGGTTGATACTAAGTTGCTGCAATCAATCAAGGATATAACACAAATTATCTATCAGATTGCCATTGCTGCCAACGTAGCAAGAGATTAA
- the wecA gene encoding UDP-N-acetylglucosamine--undecaprenyl-phosphate N-acetylglucosaminephosphotransferase encodes MFAHLELFPIFTAAFVAFVLLIVMTPMAHHLGLVDEPGQRKHHRDTVPLTGGVAIFMAVLIASFVTDVWLKNGSLFFTAAAFIVLLGMLDDKFDLSPKGRLFCQFGVAAIMAWSAQNHISSLGDILGTGSSDLGIFGYFFTLVCVVGVINAFNMIDGIDGLAGGMSLVVLSGVVFLLIFSNNSSAIMGPMLIIAAIVPFLAFNLSWKGFKGNKIFMGDSGSMFVGLTIVWLMVDYTQGSNPAMRPITAAWIIGLPLMDMAAIMYRRARKGQSMLRPDRQHLHNIFMRAGLSSRRALAAILLLGCGYASVGILGEIYKVPESYMFASFIVLLIVYSFVIQNIWIILRFIRDKRAA; translated from the coding sequence ATGTTCGCTCATTTGGAACTTTTTCCGATATTTACGGCAGCTTTTGTCGCATTTGTTTTGCTTATCGTGATGACACCGATGGCGCACCATCTTGGCTTGGTCGATGAACCAGGGCAACGTAAACACCACCGTGATACCGTGCCGTTGACGGGCGGCGTAGCTATATTTATGGCTGTGCTTATTGCTAGTTTTGTAACAGATGTATGGCTTAAAAATGGCTCATTGTTCTTTACTGCTGCAGCCTTCATTGTTCTTCTTGGCATGTTAGACGACAAATTCGACTTGAGTCCCAAAGGTCGATTATTCTGTCAATTCGGTGTCGCAGCCATTATGGCGTGGAGCGCTCAAAACCATATTAGCTCTTTGGGCGATATATTAGGTACGGGCAGTTCAGACCTCGGTATTTTCGGTTATTTTTTCACCCTTGTTTGTGTAGTAGGCGTGATTAACGCTTTTAATATGATTGACGGCATTGACGGGTTAGCCGGCGGAATGAGCCTAGTTGTGCTCAGTGGCGTGGTATTTTTACTTATATTCTCAAATAACAGCAGTGCAATAATGGGCCCCATGCTTATTATTGCGGCGATTGTTCCCTTTTTAGCATTTAATCTCAGCTGGAAAGGCTTTAAAGGCAATAAAATTTTTATGGGTGACAGCGGCAGCATGTTCGTTGGTTTAACCATAGTGTGGTTAATGGTTGATTATACGCAAGGCAGCAACCCTGCTATGCGACCCATAACCGCAGCTTGGATTATCGGTTTACCATTAATGGATATGGCGGCAATTATGTATCGCCGAGCGCGTAAAGGTCAGTCAATGTTAAGACCTGATCGTCAGCATCTACATAATATTTTTATGCGTGCTGGGCTTTCTTCCCGTCGTGCATTAGCGGCCATATTATTGCTAGGTTGCGGCTACGCCTCAGTTGGTATTTTAGGTGAAATATATAAAGTGCCAGAGTCTTATATGTTTGCCAGCTTCATCGTATTACTCATTGTTTATAGTTTTGTTATTCAAAATATATGGATAATTCTGCGTTTTATTCGCGATAAGCGAGCTGCTTAA
- a CDS encoding peptide MFS transporter codes for MTTKTKDFLGQPGGLSTLFFTEMWERMSYYGMRALLVLFMTASIQEGGLVITVASATAIYGLYTGAVYFMGLPGGWIADRLIGGQQAVWYGGIIIMLGHIVLAIPNDSTFFVGLVLVVLGTGLLKPNIGAMVGQLYADNDGRRDSGYTLYYLGINLGSIIGYLVCGYLQVEMGWHWAFGAAAIGMGIGLIQYRLTLHKLDGAGAQPMVAMSAAGNKRAWQIITLFLIGLAVLTYAMISGQLSFDPVTMAQYTAIAITVVFLAYYAGIFFLGNLDGNEKRSVGALFLVCLASIFFWTGFEQAGSSLNLFGRDYTERMLGDFEIPTAWFQSANSFFIILLSPFFAALWINLAKRMLTPSYGLKCAVGLIIMATGFLVMFFAAQAAATGLRVAPYWLVATYFLHTVGELCLSPVALAAVSKLSPKRFAGQMMGVFVLTYSIGNVIAGLLAGNFDPNKVEDMPDLYLQISLFTIAIGIVIFLVSFKTKAWEKLAENKRA; via the coding sequence ATGACAACAAAAACCAAAGATTTTTTAGGCCAACCAGGGGGCCTTTCCACCCTATTCTTTACAGAGATGTGGGAACGCATGAGTTATTATGGCATGCGTGCTTTATTGGTGCTTTTTATGACCGCAAGTATTCAAGAGGGCGGTTTAGTGATAACCGTTGCATCTGCTACCGCCATTTATGGCTTATACACGGGTGCGGTTTACTTTATGGGTTTGCCAGGTGGCTGGATAGCCGATCGCTTAATTGGCGGACAGCAGGCTGTTTGGTACGGTGGAATTATTATTATGTTAGGCCACATAGTACTGGCCATACCCAATGACTCTACTTTTTTCGTCGGTCTAGTATTAGTGGTGTTAGGCACCGGTTTGCTTAAACCGAATATTGGCGCAATGGTGGGTCAACTGTATGCAGATAACGACGGTCGCCGTGATAGTGGGTACACACTTTATTATTTGGGAATTAATCTAGGTTCAATCATTGGCTACCTTGTTTGTGGTTACCTTCAAGTTGAAATGGGTTGGCATTGGGCGTTTGGTGCCGCAGCTATCGGTATGGGTATTGGTTTAATTCAATATCGTTTAACCCTGCATAAGCTAGATGGTGCTGGCGCGCAGCCGATGGTCGCTATGTCTGCCGCAGGTAATAAACGGGCATGGCAAATTATTACCCTTTTTCTAATTGGTCTGGCTGTTTTAACGTACGCCATGATCAGCGGTCAACTTAGCTTCGACCCTGTAACAATGGCGCAATACACAGCCATTGCGATTACGGTGGTATTTTTAGCCTATTACGCGGGTATATTCTTCTTAGGTAACTTAGATGGTAATGAAAAACGCAGCGTCGGCGCACTATTTTTAGTTTGCTTAGCCTCTATATTCTTTTGGACGGGCTTTGAGCAAGCAGGTTCGTCATTGAACCTCTTTGGCCGTGATTATACTGAACGAATGCTGGGTGATTTCGAAATTCCTACCGCTTGGTTCCAATCAGCTAACTCATTTTTCATTATTCTGTTGTCACCTTTTTTCGCGGCATTGTGGATAAACTTAGCTAAACGCATGTTAACACCTTCATACGGTTTGAAATGTGCGGTTGGCCTAATTATTATGGCCACTGGTTTCTTGGTAATGTTCTTTGCGGCACAAGCAGCTGCTACAGGTTTACGCGTAGCACCTTATTGGTTAGTGGCTACTTACTTCTTGCATACAGTCGGTGAATTATGCTTAAGCCCTGTTGCATTAGCAGCGGTAAGTAAGTTGTCTCCAAAACGTTTTGCAGGCCAGATGATGGGCGTATTCGTACTGACTTATTCTATTGGTAATGTGATAGCTGGCTTGCTTGCTGGTAATTTCGACCCAAACAAAGTCGAAGACATGCCTGATCTGTATTTACAAATTAGCTTATTCACCATCGCTATTGGCATTGTTATTTTCCTTGTTAGTTTTAAAACTAAAGCATGGGAAAAGCTTGCTGAGAATAAACGTGCGTAG
- a CDS encoding DUF6170 family protein, with the protein MNIYFSSRDIPSISQLPLTERLALIQQAQNKLTGPEKLLLNVLKLAVLLPIFILIFRSTESWYSLLWAALVAALYPLVLRPIQYSLCAKYLPPTDPQGE; encoded by the coding sequence ATGAATATCTATTTTTCGTCCCGTGACATTCCTAGTATTTCTCAGTTACCGCTTACCGAGCGTTTAGCGTTAATTCAACAAGCACAAAATAAGCTGACTGGGCCAGAAAAACTGCTGCTAAATGTTTTAAAATTAGCGGTACTCTTACCCATATTTATCCTAATATTTAGAAGCACTGAAAGTTGGTATTCATTGCTTTGGGCTGCACTCGTTGCCGCCTTGTACCCGCTCGTACTCAGGCCCATTCAATACAGCTTGTGCGCTAAGTACCTTCCCCCAACTGACCCTCAAGGAGAGTAA
- the galE gene encoding UDP-glucose 4-epimerase GalE has protein sequence MQTILVTGGAGYIGSHTVLQLLENNNKVVVLDNLCNSSKEALARVEELTGKRATFVEGDIRDTAVLDKVFSQHSIDSVIHFAGLKAVGESVEKPLMYYDNNVYGTLVLCESMAKHNVKNLVFSSSATVYGDPVELPLHEGLPTGEPTNPYGQSKLMVELVLRDLYKSDKSWNIAVLRYFNPAGAHPSGRIGEDPNGIPNNLMPFITQVATGKREFLSIFGNDYDTPDGTGVRDYIHVEDLAAGHLKALAKLQQDVGLVTYNLGTGQGYSVLDMVKEFEKQSGQTIAYKFVPRREGDVAACYADPKMASEALGWNAEKGLADMCRDSWNWQSNNPNGYK, from the coding sequence ATGCAAACCATTTTAGTAACAGGCGGCGCTGGCTACATCGGCAGCCACACGGTTCTACAACTGTTGGAAAACAACAATAAGGTTGTTGTGCTTGATAACCTCTGCAATTCATCTAAAGAAGCGCTAGCGCGTGTTGAAGAGCTTACGGGCAAACGAGCAACTTTCGTTGAAGGTGATATTCGCGATACGGCCGTGCTTGATAAAGTCTTTAGTCAACACAGTATCGATTCTGTTATTCATTTCGCTGGTCTCAAAGCAGTAGGTGAATCAGTTGAAAAGCCCTTGATGTACTACGACAACAACGTATACGGTACGCTTGTATTGTGTGAGTCAATGGCTAAACATAACGTCAAAAACCTTGTTTTTAGCTCATCAGCCACGGTATACGGCGATCCGGTTGAACTCCCTTTACATGAAGGTTTACCCACAGGTGAACCGACAAATCCATATGGCCAATCTAAGTTGATGGTTGAGTTGGTACTGCGCGACCTGTACAAATCAGATAAAAGCTGGAATATCGCTGTATTGCGTTATTTTAACCCAGCAGGTGCGCACCCTTCAGGGCGCATTGGGGAAGATCCTAACGGGATCCCTAACAATCTAATGCCATTTATTACCCAAGTGGCAACTGGTAAGCGTGAATTCCTGTCAATATTTGGCAATGACTACGACACCCCCGATGGCACAGGCGTACGAGATTACATTCACGTAGAAGACCTAGCCGCTGGGCATCTTAAAGCGTTAGCCAAGCTGCAACAGGATGTAGGCTTAGTCACCTATAACTTAGGAACTGGCCAAGGTTACAGTGTACTCGATATGGTCAAAGAGTTTGAAAAACAAAGCGGACAAACCATTGCGTATAAATTCGTGCCGCGCCGAGAAGGCGATGTTGCTGCATGTTACGCAGACCCTAAAATGGCCAGTGAAGCATTGGGCTGGAACGCCGAGAAGGGTTTAGCTGATATGTGCCGTGATTCATGGAATTGGCAATCTAATAACCCTAACGGTTATAAATAA
- a CDS encoding VacJ family lipoprotein produces MNKVKIAALFLVLLTLGGCASSNKADEQAQQYNDPKDPFESVNRAFWDFNYDILDNYVLRPVTVVYVDYTPQFARTGLYNMALNLEEPSNSVNNLLQGKLDGMLISVGRFLLNSTVGLLGTIDVATELGLVRKEEEFGETLGTWGVGTGPYLMIPALGPNDIRSGVGDIVDTSYSPLDALNFYFAAFRTGIKVLESRAAVMSQEQQLEQSVDPYSFVKNAYFQNLKFKVNDGQVEQTKEEEALDDDIDAFLNDL; encoded by the coding sequence GTGAATAAGGTAAAAATTGCTGCGCTATTTTTAGTGCTATTAACATTGGGGGGATGCGCTTCAAGTAATAAAGCAGACGAGCAGGCACAGCAATATAACGATCCCAAAGATCCCTTTGAATCTGTTAACCGGGCATTTTGGGATTTCAACTACGATATACTAGACAATTATGTATTACGGCCAGTAACGGTCGTTTATGTTGATTACACCCCGCAGTTTGCGCGTACTGGTTTGTACAATATGGCACTGAATCTGGAAGAGCCATCAAACTCCGTGAATAACCTGCTGCAAGGTAAACTAGATGGCATGCTTATCAGTGTTGGGCGATTCTTGCTCAACTCCACCGTTGGCTTATTAGGCACTATCGATGTAGCGACTGAGCTAGGTTTAGTGCGTAAAGAAGAAGAATTTGGTGAAACCTTGGGTACATGGGGCGTAGGCACAGGGCCTTATTTGATGATCCCTGCCTTAGGCCCCAACGACATTCGAAGTGGAGTGGGCGACATCGTTGATACGTCTTATTCCCCTTTAGATGCGCTTAACTTCTATTTCGCAGCCTTTAGAACGGGTATTAAAGTATTAGAAAGCCGCGCGGCTGTGATGTCTCAAGAACAGCAACTTGAACAATCAGTTGACCCGTACAGCTTCGTAAAAAATGCTTATTTCCAGAATTTAAAGTTTAAAGTAAATGACGGGCAAGTAGAGCAAACCAAAGAAGAAGAAGCGTTAGACGATGATATTGATGCTTTTTTAAATGATCTATAA